A region of the Lagopus muta isolate bLagMut1 chromosome 2, bLagMut1 primary, whole genome shotgun sequence genome:
ctacaccACCACATAGATGAGTACTTACAGGCTCCTAGCATGATTTCAGCAGCCAGGAGGTGGATATACAGGTTAGTGAGATGGATGTCTGGAAGCTGCAACGGGTTAAGGCTCTTATCAGGGACCCAGAAAACATGGCATTTAgaaacactggagaaaaaacACACCTGTCATCAGAGCAATATTGCTCATTCTATAAAGACCTGACCGAAGcttgctgtgctccagccaaGTCCCAGAACTTGGCAACAAGCACACAGTTACCATCCAAAACCCCCAAATAGACATTTCTGGAGACATCTTCTTCTCTTGAGCCAAACGGTGCTGAACCATCCCAGGCTGCATACAAACCCCAGCACGCAGCCACTCCGTGTGTCTATGTCCCTGAAAATCAAGCAGGACACCAACACTATATTTGTACAAATGAGagcagaggggggaaaaaaaaaagcattaatgtCCATCaccaaagatatttttctttcactaatAACACCCATTAGCTCCTCCAAAGAGAACAATCCCTGTGCTTCGGCTCTGAAGGAACACAGAGTTTTTAAGCAGGCACAACGGAAAGATTTTACAGAATTCAAGCATTCAACAGGACTAATGTGAAAGATTACTTTGCAATTATCCAAGCAATTTTCTCTCCTCATTGTCCCTGGACCATAAGGGTTTTTTAAATGCGAGCAGAAGGATTTATTCAccacaataataataaaacaaaatatgaaatcaaTGAATCTCTTTGCATGAAGCATAAAGCTCACGTTGCTATTAAGTTTAGCAGCCTCGTGTCACATAAAGCACACGCAGTTTGCGTACTTAAATACCAtcttccccttttatttttccctttcctaatTCCTAACACATTATCCTTCCATTTGTCCTCTAAACACGACTGGATTCAAACAACACAGCATTGCTTCTTGTTAGAAGCTTTATGCTTGTGCTCTAAGAGTGCAGTTGGAGATTTACATATAACACTGACCAATAACAGTGCCGAGATAACAGAGGAGccctaaaataaagaaattaatattaatttggGGAGAAGGAATTTCCTAAAAGTAACAGACCCAATATGCAAGTGAATAGTTGGGCACCAGAAGGGACATCAGGCTTTGAAGCTCTTGCTTCTTCAGTGTGTCTGGGGAAGAAATCAGCCCACACCCAACCCAAACCCACTGCAGCCTCCAGAGCACAGACACTCACAGTCACACTGGCCTTGGCTTACGTGTTCCCCCATCCCATGTAATACAAAGTGATAGATGTCTTTTGAGGCCCTTaacacctgcacagcacagcttcagtTGGTCCCTCTCTTGTTTTCATGAAAGATTTatcaggaaaagcagagaaacagtcCCTATTTAGCTATTTATAAGGTGCCACCTGTCCTCACTGTGTGACACTTCAACGCCTAAGCAAAGATTTTCAATAAAAAGGAACCCCTAGCTTTAAGCCCTGAGATTCCTATCAGGCTCCATACACTTATTGCTTCAAGAGCACCACATTCCCAGCACCTGCAAAGACCCCAGTTTTTTACCATTTAGACTCCTACCTATCAGCTCCTGAATTGCACAAGCAGAAGGCTGCAGACTGATTTCTCATGACAGCAGTTCATTTCACCTGAATTTCAAACCAGCATTTGCAGAAGACAAGCCAAAGCATTCTCATGCAAACACCTAAATGGGCCAGATGAGTCATGCCTTTCATCTCCCTGTTTTTCGCCAGAGATAAAGAGGCCAGATCAGGTACAGACATCTCCAAGGCTGCAAGATGAACGCTGTCCTGGATGACTAAGCTGCACTGACGCACTCCAGAGCTGCCACAGCCAGCTTGAATGCGCAAACCCCACCAGGAAGCGAGCCCATAATATCAATATCTTTCTTACCATGATTGGAACACCAATGTCTGGCCACAAGAGATCCTCAGAGGGAAGCTTGGGAGAGTTCCACACTACCACAACTTTATTTAAGTACGGGAGACCATTGAGCCTTTCTAGGGAGTTCATCAAAACTTCCTCCCGCTCGTAAGTTAGCATCACCACTGTGAACTGCTCCCGGGGGACGTTGCCACCCAAAGCAGCCTGGAACTCCTTCCCAGAGCCGCCTGCTCCTCCACCTATTGGTCGAAATCCAGTCCCAGACCCTAAAAACTTTGCTTCCGATGGCAAAACAGGGTCAAAGGGAGTATAGGGAAAGAGGTGAAAAGGCCCCGGAGCGGAATTCCAATTCCTGTAGATGTCCATTGCAGTGAGGGTGAAGTTGCGGAGATATTTGGGAGATGCATAGGGTGGTTCTGTTTCCACAGGCCCTAAGTCCAGGTCACCGTTGTCTGCCATGTTGGGGTCTGTACCAGCAGCTTTGCCAGATCGGTGGGGAATCTCCACTGCAGTTTCTTCTCGGATAGGAGCAGCTGGGATTTGGATTCGAGTCCTTATGATAGCTAAGACTGTGCTGAACACGTTATCAGAGGTGGAGAAGTAAGTCTCCCACAAGAAGCGGCCCTGCCTCCTCATGGCAAGCAGATCGTTGTCAGAAATGCTTCTCAGAAGAAAGTGCACTTCTGTGATACGTGGCTTTGGTATGATTAAGGCTGCCTCGTTCCACCGGATCACGTCGTTGTAGGGTAGCTGGACTTGCTCTCCAAGAACCACCGGGATGGCTCCGACTTCCAGAGCCTCAAACAGTCTCATGGCACACCCAGCGGAGATCACTAACCGGGTGTCCCCGGGGGTGATTATCAGTGCAAAAGTAGATAGCTTCAGTAGCTCTAGTCTGTCGTCCCTTTCTCCACACAGAGCCCACTCAGTGGGCAGACTCGCCTTAGGCTGGTTCTTACACGTGAACTCCACCAAAACAAAGTCCAGCTTGCTGTCCTGAACAGCCTTCAAGGTGGTGATAATGCGATCATCGTAGTCAGCCGGGGCGTTGCCTTCTATCTCCTCTTCGAAAGAGCGAACTTCTTGCAAGCTAGATCTGAGAGACTCGATCTTCTCCCCCTGGAAACTAAACAGGTATTTACGCTTGACTGGCACCTGGGGTGGGATCTCTAGGAAGTTAGGTTCAGACATAGCATGGACCAGAGGTGACACTACAATATCAAAGCCCGGTCGATACTGCACATCATAAAACGTAGACTGGGCAAGCATGGCACGCCCCGTGCTGATGTTGTAAAGAAAGTTCTGAGTTTCTGATTTCCTGGACAAATTGATGATGAGATGGTTATGTCCATCAGTCCTCCAATATGGCAAAGAGTGCAACTGTTGCTCTAGTTCAGTAGGTTTTGGCATTACGGGCTCTTGCATTTCCCCCACTAAAATTATATACACACAAGCAATATTTGCATTCTCAGTTACATAAACATTAGTTCTGACAGTCGCCTCAAAGGCTTGTTTAATTAAAGGGTCTAAGGAACTACCAAAAGGGTAATCGTCACTGTTGTAGACATAGACTGGAAAGCCAGATGTCAGCGGGCATCGCGAGTAGTCAAAACAATTGTGCAGCCTGCAGTTCCGATTGGATTTTGGCAGGGGAAAGGTCGCATCGTCTTTGTCTGGCAGCAGCCGGATTGGCAAGGAGAGCTTTGGCTGGTTCTGAGCCATCAGTTCTTTGTAGGAATGCTCAGTCTGGCTGATGACgttcttcagctgcagcaggtccTGCTTGGCATTCTCGATGCTCTTTTTGCAAGCCTCAATCTTCAAGTTGAGCTTGGCAATCTCACTGTTGAGCTCTTGCCGCTtggcctccagctgcagcagctcctcgcTGACCGACTCGCGGATGCGGCACAGGTCCTGCACGTGCTTCACCTCACACAGCTCATTGCCAGTCCGAGGGCCAAAGATGCGCTTGCCGGCATCATCTGCGTCATCGATGGTCGTCAGGTAGTAGTGCCcgataaggggaaaaaagacaaggatGACAAAGAGGATGAAACTCAGCCAGGTGAGCCGGATCCGACTGGACCACCTCAACAACCACGGCTGGCCTCCGTTCCCCACTCCCCCATTCCGCAACATCGTATATCCAGTCATGAGTTCAGCAGTCACCGCATGCCCAGTCACGTTGGATCAGTAGCCATAACCAAAAGAGTTTGTATAGCAAGTCTCTACAAAGAAACGTTACTGTGCCTGCTTAATGAGAAGCCAATAGAACGGGAATTTCATCTTGTTGTGACGATGGCTCCTCGGTTGGACTTGACCTTGCCCACGCTCTGCCCACCCGTGGTCTGCAGGTAACCTGCTGGAAGTGTCACAGCGTTCTCATGGCGACTCAAAGACTCCaccagcagaggaaaagcacGATGGGATCAAGGCAAACTCTACCGCTGCTCTCGACATCCTGCATTATCATCATCCAGTGAATGTGCAGGGGCACCAGCCATTGTGGAGAACGAGCCAGAAGAGACTCGTACCAGCGCCAGGCTCATCGCTGCTGTGTGGCTGATGCTCTGCTGTTCCTACAAGAGAACAATCACATATTCAGACAGTGCAAACAAAACGACCCCGCAGCGACCTGAGACACCGCTAGTTTTTAAAACCAGCTGTCCTCTCTACAAAAGAGCAACCTTTGTGCATGTTTAGCACCTCTGGGGCTAACAGCAGTAAACCTGAGAAAGCGATGGGATTCATTAGATCCGGACACGTGGCCTTCTCTGAGCACTCTGTTTTTCATTAGGGTTGCACGCTTCAGTGGCCAGATCAGAAAATCACAGCCCCTGGATCTGGTTTCCTACTTCACCCACTGTCTTGCTGTGAAGCCTTGGAGAAGCTGCCTAACATCTGCAGGTCTCTGCCCCCTTCTGTACTAAGTGGGGATATCAGTGTACCCCTGCTCTCTCTGCCCCCCTCTTAATGGCATGTTGAGATTCTgagacacagcagagctgtaaaTTCATGCTGCATAACTGAGCATAATCGCTCTTGTTCTGCTCTAATGACTAGAGCTGATAAGGAATTTTTAGAccagttgttttcctttcccttcctgcaggAAAATTTTGATTCATTACAACAGCAAGTTTAAAGACCACCTACTCAGTGTTGGCTATGACATCTCTGCAGGTTCACTGCACATGGGAGAAAACTTCTGGCCAAAACTGGAAAAAGGTGCCTGTATACAGTGCCTGGCTAAGGCTCTGAACTAGCAGCAAGGGCATAAAACCCACCAAGGCCTTAAAACACCGGGATGTGACACATTCAGCACTCGGCCACATGCAGATGCTGCTATAAGAAACTCTCCCTGCCTTTTAATTAGCATCATTCAAGGTACCCACGTTTCTGGGATATTCTTTCATACATGGGAATTCCCACATCGCTGATGAATACAGTGCTGGGCTGTACAGCACTGTCCTGCACAGCCTCATGAGAAGCTTATTCATTTCcacttcaatttttaattaGAGGAAAGTCATCTACATTGCTGATGGTCATTTTTCACTAAACCTGTTCATACTCCTCTCCTTTACTCATTTGAGGATTGGCAGAAAGAAGACAGGGAAGCAAACTGCAGCTACAAGAGGgccaaaggaaacagaagttcACCTTAAAGAAGCAGAGAATGAATAAATTTCAGTGTAGTACACAAATGtatcagaaaaatgaagtgaacacttgattttaagcagaaaaaaaactgcaactAAAGGGAAGCAAGTGGGCTAACAGTGCACAGCTCCTAGGTCTGTTTTGTTACAAGGCGATTTGTCTGTGGTAACGTAATGCTGTAGACTAAATGAGAATCCTCCCCCAAACTGGACCTGCAACTGGGAGACGCACAGTAGTTAAAAattaaagcagcttttaaacTCACAACACTGCCTGGCAAACGACACTGGTGTAAATCTCAGAAAGCCAGGAGGATAAAAGGACTAAAAAGTCAGGAAAAGGCAAAATCAGCTTTCTCAGACCTTGGCAGTGCTGTCAGTGAGGGCAGATGGGGGAGGCTTGGGCTCTCTTGGCAGAACATTTTAATGCTCTTCTCTGTACAGCAGCCTCCATTTGCCTGGGCTGAGAGTGGCTGGTGATGAATGTAAATCCCCAGCTCTTCTGCACGAGGCTGTCAGTCAGACACGGGAAGCCCTGGCAGTAGCAGCGTGCTTGCATTGTGCCACTGGGACTGCTGCTATACAACAGAAGGGTTTTAGCATGCACCAGTGTACAGAGCAGCTGACTGAGtgaggcaaaagaaaagaaaaaaaaaagcttttaaagcctgtattttatttttaagctctCCCCAGGAAAGGAAGCTCTTGCTGGTACTGTCCGTGCATGCACAGTCTGTCAGTCCCTGCAATTCCAACGCTGTCTCAAAGGGTCCGCAAAGATCCTAGAACTGCAAACACTTGTCTGCAAACAGCTGGACGGGAGATGAGAGTTGCTCTATTAATGCTTCTGAGAGAAAAGCCAAAGCACATGCTTATTGGAACACCTGCAAAGCTAAGAAACAGCTCAACTTCAAGGTATGCATGGGAAAAACAAGgtctgctgtttctgctttggGGATGACACTGGGGTGAACACAGTTAAATCCTGTAAGAAGCTGAGACAATACAGGAACAAGGGAACACAAATGTGACCAAAAAATGGCAGAGGAGGTTTGTGCATGTGCTTCTTCTGACTGGCCAGAGAAAAAACATGGCTCCACAGACAGTGAAGGCAGCCCCAAAGACCATCAGGTTAGACTGCATCTAAACCTTGTTCCATTTTAGCAGTGCTGCCCATTTACAAGCTCCAAACAGCAATGAAGTAGCAAAGTGAACTCTCTAAAATGGCATCTGGTGTCCTTGGAAAGCTAAATCCAGGCCATCACCCCACACATGATCCTCTACAGCTGTTCCGCCATCTAATCCTTCCAGTGGCTCCTCTGTTCCTGCTCCTTCAGTAGGCACATAACAAACTTTATCCTCCTGGCCTAAAAACGAGGGCTGTGAATTAAAACAATCTGCGTGCTCAGAAAACTGAAGCTGACAAATGAACTCTGCTGTTAGCTCAGAAAAAACCACACAGGAGAGAGCggaggaggctgcagagggATATGAAATGCAACATGCATGGCTTGGGATCAGTTAGAAGTATTGACTATCAGTATGAAATACGTGCCGGTGACAAAGAAAGCACTTTAGACGCTCTTTCTGACTCTTCTTCATTACAAAGAGTTCATTCCTCATCAACTAGATAGAGCCTGAGGTTGTAACAAAgcgcttttattttttttaagtcctaATAATGAAGTAAAAACTCAATCAGTTGTTTCACTAAGGGagacttcagtgttttatttaaaaggaataaGCTGCCCTGGTGAAAAAGATTGGTGATTTCTGTAGTTCTCAAAAAGAAGTttgggaggaagagaaagataGCAGTTGCTGGGTTCTCCCTCCCAAGCACTATTTAATCCCAACTGAGTCCCACACTGAGAAACTCCTGTTGACATTTTAACACAACATTGCTGCCTTATAGAGCTAattacatacacacaaaaagagGCAAAGAAGAGCTCTTGGGAAATCAGAAGCTCAATAATTACCACAGCCTCTTCCCAAATGCCAATCTGACCGACTTCTTTGGCACGACATGTTTGcatgctgcagctccttctcccacagcacagggctgcaaaACTAAATTGCTGTTCATGCATGCTGACACATCTTTGTTCAAATCCAGGGATATTTTCCCAGTGGGTGTTCTCTGTGCCAATGCAGTTACAGGAATATTTGGGGTTCTCctgctttttgcatttctaGCAGAAAGCACCAGGCTGGGTGCTAGTGAAAGTCATTGCCCCCATGGCTCTGCAAGTGTTCAGTAACGAAAGCCCCTCTGCAGACGCATGAGCAATCCTGTCCCTCCTACTTGTCCCTCCTACTTGTCCCTCCTTCTGTCCATCTCCCCATATAATATGAAATATTGTCTTCTTGTCAGCATACCTGAGAGTGGAAACTTTAAACTCACATAGCAGAGCATACCTAAAGGTAAATCACCATGCAGAGTATGGTGACACAGGTACAAATGACTGCAACAAGCAACCCAAGTGGAAAACCTTCAGGGATCCTACATCAGAGCTCCCAGACTCTGTGTGCACCTCTATCCATCCTCAGTCTCCTCCTGTCCCGCTGATAAGCCTGCAGAGTTATCACTGCAATGCTGTCATCAGAAACATCCCCCTGTGCTGGGACTCTCTTTGAAGAGAACCTCGGTACCCACCACTGTCATGCAGGTTTCCCTCCTGATGAACTGTGAAAGTCAGGGCGCTGTGTTAGTGGCTTCTTTGCTTCTCTCCTCTGACTCAAACAGACAGTTCCTATTGCCAAATCCCTTTTTCACCAGcactaaaaatgaaatcaaataaaaatcacattttttttacagcagtAAAAAGGGTAAACCGTTATCTTTCTGCTAAAGCAAGAAGATCCAGCACATTGCCACCCTCCTTCTTGGCAACAAGGAAGAGCGTTTCCAGTGAAACggaaaagaaatgaacacaaaacagcCCTCCAGCAACGATAACTTTCAACTTCCTAATTCTCATAAAGAATAGGATTACACTCCAAATCTCCAATCACTTTTGGAACAGGAGCATTTAGAGGATTTTCCTCCTGCAATTGAACAAGGAAAGTAAATCTATTAGGTGCATGCTTTAAGGGATGTTTGAGAGCAGATctttaaaagcagcagatggAAAATTCACTCTGAAATGCTTTGCGTGCTGCAGCCTAAAGGATCATCACTGGGGATTTGTAGCATCTCAGGAGCTCACAGGTACAGAGAAATACTCCTAGGCAAAGATCAGAGCTGCAATACATAAGCAGCAAAAGATCTTGTAATCTCTATACTTAGGGGATAAACTGCACCCTCTGCTTTATAAAGCTTTTCTCCCAACTAAGAAAAGTTCCTGCCTCTGTGTGGAGCCAAACCTGCTTCCAGCCATgttccctgcacacagcaaagtGGTTCTGGGCAAATACTACCAAAGAACCCTTCAGTGTCCTTTCCAGGAAGTAATCCATAATAACTTGCTGTATTCCCCTTATATTCACAAAAGGGAAGCCAGACCACAGGCACAGGGCTCCAGGATGCTGGATTTTAGCTCAGCCACTTCACCAGGCTCTTACATGGTGTTTGGAGGCGTTGTAGTGTCTGGAGGCAGAAAGAGACCCTGCAGCTGATCTGGATAAAGGAAAGAAACGCAACCTAAACAGAAAACATAGGGATTTAGATAGAGGTATTTGGAGTAGTTCAGAAGTGGCACTCAAGGACAAAAATCCCTGGAGAGCAGCTTTCTAAGCTTGTGTAGAACTCCTTGTAGCTGGTTGTGGAGCCCCAGGTTCAAGATCAGACTTCCCCACAAGCAATTTCCACTTCTGAAGGGCAAGAAAATCTGGAAGAATCAACAGCCAACTAACCCCAACAGGCAAGTCCCCACAAAGTAGCTTGGCTTCTACTTCAGCTGGTGCTTTTGAGAGCTTATGACTGATGAACGGGGAAAACAAACCCCAGACGAGCACCAAGACATGTAAGTGAAACCAAGTTTTGCTTTCTCAAGGTCATCAtcacaggaaggaaatgaagaaaaggagagggagagctGGGATAAGTGTGGCGAAcagctggggaaggaaagaaggaccAAAAGGGTCATGGCTCCTCCTAATGATTCCTTACAATCCCAAATCCCTCCCGAGTCAAACCTTCCAGGGCCCCAGcatcagcagaaggaaaaagtacaCGGCCACTACCTGCTTCAACAAAGCTAGTCCTTTTTGGGGGCAAAAAGACATCCACAACCCAGGTTCAGAGACTTCCAGGAGGTCCTCTCCAACCAAACCTACTGCATGACTACTTGTCCCAGGTCAGTACGAGACTGTAGAGAGTACGAGACTCCCAGTCAGTAGAGACTGTGGCAGCTCAGGATTCAATACATATCTAACTGCCTGCCTGCAAAACAGTCCACCTTCCAGCCTGCCTTCTtccactgctttccttctccagtACCTTCCTGCTTTTTGCATAATGCATTGTGCAATCTACTTTACATATAGAGCTTTTAGTtcttaaatttattatttagtGCTGTTTTCCGGTAATAAAGCAGGagtattgttttatttattcttgcAGCCTGCACACGAGCACTTCTCTCTACAAAGAAGTACACAGCTTACAAGTGAACCCTTTTatgttctgcagcactgaacgGCAGAACAACCTGAACACAAAGCTCTTCAACTTCCTAGTCTCTGAGCAAGAAatcccagagcagagctttACAAGGAACCTGGTAAATACAGACAGTCAGAGTGGCTGGTGTGGTACTGCTCTCTGTGCTCCCATTTATAAAGTTCTAAAAGATTTTTGGGCACTTGGGAAGCAAACTGAGGAAGCAGCTACCTTGCTCCATCACGTGCACAACCTGCATGAGGAGTAGGTGCATGACTGCTATCTTGTTTGTTGCTGAAAGGGATAAATCAGGTGTAGGAGGAGGAGAAGGCTATTTCTACTTTTACCTTGAAGCAATGAATGAACAGGAACTGTCTGGAGGTAAAACCACAGCAAAGAGCCGGGCGCTTCAGAGAGAAGCACACAGaggtgagctgcaggcaggaggaatGGGCAGCTGTTCCCAATGCTGACTGTGAGACAGCTCCAGCACTCAGGATTCACTGTGGCTTCGAGCCCCAGATAGCTGCGGCACTTTGTTTTCCCCAGGGCTAAAATACAAACCTCTCTCACCTCCCTGAacaccaccagcactgcctcctTGGCAGCAAACAagcacacagaggaattcaggcTCCTGATCTCAGACAGATGCTTCAAGTTGTAATTAAGCACAATTTTCAACTTCTTCATCCCGATTAAGTTATAAGAAAAAGGCGATATTGcctaaaaagcacagaaacacagtgTTTAACATCACCTCACTCAGCAGGGAGGGCCACATCCCATCCCAAAGCGAATTTTGTAAAGTTGTCCCATTTTTTTGCATGCAGGATGGAGGCAGCATCTCCACGGAAGGGCTCTGAAGGAGGTCTTCCCACTTCTATCCGTGCTGCCACACACATCTCTCAGCAACCTTTTCCCTCATCCCAGAGAGGCCTCTGATGCACGGGGCGGGCAGCCCAGCAGCGAGCTGATGGCCTACTGCACTTTTTGGAGAACGTTTCATTGCCACGGAAGTGGAGGCCGCTCTGTTTCAGACAGCCTGATCAATCATGCCAAATAACTCAATTACCCGACGCGCTGTAATCACCCATATTTATACAGCAGGCGGATTCTTATCCGACACAGTTCATTA
Encoded here:
- the EXTL3 gene encoding exostosin-like 3 isoform X1, which encodes MTGYTMLRNGGVGNGGQPWLLRWSSRIRLTWLSFILFVILVFFPLIGHYYLTTIDDADDAGKRIFGPRTGNELCEVKHVQDLCRIRESVSEELLQLEAKRQELNSEIAKLNLKIEACKKSIENAKQDLLQLKNVISQTEHSYKELMAQNQPKLSLPIRLLPDKDDATFPLPKSNRNCRLHNCFDYSRCPLTSGFPVYVYNSDDYPFGSSLDPLIKQAFEATVRTNVYVTENANIACVYIILVGEMQEPVMPKPTELEQQLHSLPYWRTDGHNHLIINLSRKSETQNFLYNISTGRAMLAQSTFYDVQYRPGFDIVVSPLVHAMSEPNFLEIPPQVPVKRKYLFSFQGEKIESLRSSLQEVRSFEEEIEGNAPADYDDRIITTLKAVQDSKLDFVLVEFTCKNQPKASLPTEWALCGERDDRLELLKLSTFALIITPGDTRLVISAGCAMRLFEALEVGAIPVVLGEQVQLPYNDVIRWNEAALIIPKPRITEVHFLLRSISDNDLLAMRRQGRFLWETYFSTSDNVFSTVLAIIRTRIQIPAAPIREETAVEIPHRSGKAAGTDPNMADNGDLDLGPVETEPPYASPKYLRNFTLTAMDIYRNWNSAPGPFHLFPYTPFDPVLPSEAKFLGSGTGFRPIGGGAGGSGKEFQAALGGNVPREQFTVVMLTYEREEVLMNSLERLNGLPYLNKVVVVWNSPKLPSEDLLWPDIGVPIMVVRTEKNSLNNRFLPWDEIETEAILSIDDDAHLRHDEIMFGFRVWREARDRIVGFPGRYHAWDIPHQSWLYNSNYSCELSMVLTGAAFFHKYYAYLYSYVMPQAIRDMVDEYINCEDIAMNFLVSHLTRKPPIKVTSRWTFRCPGCPQALSHDDSHFHERHKCINFFVKVYGYMPLLYTQFRVDSVLFKTRLPHDKTKCFKFI
- the EXTL3 gene encoding exostosin-like 3 isoform X2, with amino-acid sequence MTGYTMLRNGGVGNGGQPWLLRWSSRIRLTWLSFILFVILVFFPLIGHYYLTTIDDADDAGKRIFGPRTGNELCEVKHVQDLCRIRESVSEELLQLEAKRQELNSEIAKLNLKIEACKKSIENAKQDLLQLKNVISQTEHSYKELMAQNQPKLSLPIRLLPDKDDATFPLPKSNRNCRLHNCFDYSRCPLTSGFPVYVYNSDDYPFGSSLDPLIKQAFEATVRTNVYVTENANIACVYIILVGEMQEPVMPKPTELEQQLHSLPYWRTDGHNHLIINLSRKSETQNFLYNISTGRAMLAQSTFYDVQYRPGFDIVVSPLVHAMSEPNFLEIPPQVPVKRKYLFSFQGEKIESLRSSLQEVRSFEEEIEGNAPADYDDRIITTLKAVQDSKLDFVLVEFTCKNQPKASLPTEWALCGERDDRLELLKLSTFALIITPGDTRLVISAGCAMRLFEALEVGAIPVVLGEQVQLPYNDVIRWNEAALIIPKPRITEVHFLLRSISDNDLLAMRRQGRFLWETYFSTSDNVFSTVLAIIRTRIQIPAAPIREETAVEIPHRSGKAAGTDPNMADNGDLDLGPVETEPPYASPKYLRNFTLTAMDIYRNWNSAPGPFHLFPYTPFDPVLPSEAKFLGSGTGFRPIGGGAGGSGKEFQAALGGNVPREQFTVVMLTYEREEVLMNSLERLNGLPYLNKVVVVWNSPKLPSEDLLWPDIGVPIMVVRTEKNSLNNRFLPWDEIETEAILSIDDDAHLRHDEIMFGFRACFPCLLRKKTGKRTQGFRTPCFVCHQRGHDIHCRDSLLVCSQRAVIPPLRSVRHWDVTAVLASLSPEHGEKRCCTECWLLSFLLFCFNTCIFLRRCPGTQLPVDEPREENGSIGGFPRLLLLTLAWLQLVSLVWG